In Leptospira selangorensis, the DNA window CTTCGCCACATTTGCTTCTGTCACTTCGTTTGCATGAGCAAACTCGTGCCATTGCAAACGTCGGAACACCTTGGTCGTTATGCGCAATAATGAAAGAAAGAAATTTTAATAAATGAACAAAGAAGAAATTACTACCATTTTTAA includes these proteins:
- a CDS encoding TraY domain-containing protein translates to MARVCSCKRSDRSKCGEAQARVA